A genomic region of Papaver somniferum cultivar HN1 chromosome 7, ASM357369v1, whole genome shotgun sequence contains the following coding sequences:
- the LOC113294187 gene encoding cytochrome P450 87A3-like — protein MQSVVAKDVHRVAATRAYTVTIEEWYTKTCHKNNSRSDNEKQEEHEAIFRRKENVDASLTWKDFKSMAFTSQVLNETFRMANIAPGIPRRVIKDIHINGYVIPKGWTLMVVATAIHMNPKKFDDPHIFNPWRWNKI, from the exons ATGCAAAGTGTGGTCGCCAAAGATGTCCACAGGGTGGCCGCAACTAGAGCATACACTGTCACTATCGAAGAGTGGTATACCAAAACG TGCCATAAGAACAATTCACGTTCTGATAATGAGAAGCAG GAAGAGCATGAAGCAATTTTTAGAAGAAAGGAAAATGTGGATGCTTCACTTACATGGAAAGATTTTAAATCGATGGCTTTTACATCTCAG GTACTCAATGAAACATTTAGGATGGCCAACATTGCCCCAGGGATTCCTAGGAGGGTGATCAAAGATATCCATATAAACG GATATGTAATCCCAAAAGGATGGACACTTATGGTTGTTGCTACGGCTATTCACATGAACCCTAAAAAGTTTGATGATCCTCATATCTTTAATCCATGGAGATGGAAT aaaatctga